In the Parashewanella tropica genome, TTTTTCCAGATAAAATTTTACAGTCTTGGCTATTCGGCACATAAAAAGCGATAGTGATCAGGCTGTAATCGTTTTTATTGACTCGCTTTAATCTATCGTAAAATCCTTTATATTCTAATGAAATTTCGCCAGCGCTCACGCCTAAACTGGTAAAGAGTAAACTACTAATTAATAGCTTTTTTAACATTATTTACATCCAAATATTGCTTGTTATGACGTAGCATACTTAATAGCTCGTCGATATAATCATCTTGACGCTCTGAATAATTAATTAACCCATACACTAATTTAGCTGCAGTTGGTTGATTCCCTTCAGAGCGGAGATCAGATCTTATCCGTCGAAATAAATCATAAGCCGCGTTCGTATTTAGATTATTCATATATGATGCGATTGAATCATCGACAGTCTTAAATACAGCAACTTCATGTGTTAGCCCTTCTTGGCGGGAGCTTGGAATTAACCCACACCCTTTAACAAAGCACCATTGACCAAAAAAGTTATTCCCTTTTCGAGCAAATCGCGATGTCCCCCACCCTGATTCATTTGCAGCCTGTACTAAAACAAGTGCTTCAGGGACAGTATCGACTCTGCTTAATAAATCTGAAAAAGCTTGGTCATTTACTCTTTGAAAACTGAAGTTATATTTGTTGGCAATGCGGTTTAGTTTTGCTTGTTCGCCATCACTCAAGTTCTCACTGTTGTCCAGTTGCTTTTTGATTCCGACGATAAACTTTCTGTCTGAACGGATAAGTTGGTTTTGCTTCCGAACCGCAGGACGAATGAAATTAAAAAAAGCTTCTTTTCGCTTTGCTGTTTCTTTAATTGCTGAAAAATCAGGAAAGGGTTGTGTTTCTACTTTGTTTTTCTTTATCGCAAGGCTGTCTTGAGTCTCATGAGTGTTTTCAGTAGAAATAAAAACAACTCTAAATCCATAAAGGAGTACCACACTTGTACCTAATGCAAGAATATACTTTCCGACTTTTCCTGTTCTCAAGCAATACCCCTTAATGATTTCTAACATGATTGAACATATTATATTTAATTTTAAGCTAACCATAAAGCAGATGATGTGAGATTTGTAACCACAACATTAAATAGCTCTATATACCTATAGAAAAATGAAATTCCCATCGTTATAATCGTCGACATAATTGGTTCAAGACCACCTAACTAACTGGATTTAGTTTACATTTGCCAAGGAAAATGGTTTGGATAATAGATTACCCAAAAGCTGTAAGGTTGTAGCGATTGGCGGAGGCCATGGGCTAGGACAAGTTTTAAAAGCATTATCATATTTAGAAAACAACCTTACTGCACTGGTCACAACTACTGATAACGGTGGCTCAAGTGGTAAAATTCGCAACGTTAGCCCTACGATAGCTTGGGGTGACATTCGAAATTGTATCGAAAGTCTTGCCGACCTTAACTCAGTTCAATCTAATTTATTTTCATACCGTTTCCCAGGAGAAACAGGCTTCGGTGGTCATGCGTTAGGCAACCTTCTGCTACATCACCTTTCCCAGTCTATTACACCATTAGGTGCTATTGAATATTTCAAGCACCAGTTGAATATTAAAGCTAATATTTTACCAATGCTTACGACTGAAAATGATTTGTTAGCCATTTATCCTGATGGCAAGTCAACAGTCGGTGAGTTGCAAATTGATTCGAATCCTATGATCCCAACGGCTTTATCATTGATTAAGCCAGCAACAGGTTTAACAGAAGTTATGGATAAAATCGCTTCTGCAGATTTAATAATTTTCGCTCCAGGTAGCTTTTTTACCAGTGTTGTTCCCAGCTTGCTTATTGAATCGTACTCTAAAGCCATTTCTAATTCTAAAGCTCGACTTGTATTTATAAATAATCTAACTGTTGAAAACAGCTCTGCAGCTTATCTTACTTTTTATCAAAAGAAACAATATATTGAGGGTTTTCTTAACTATCGAAAAATCGATTATTTAATAGAAAATGCATCTGTATTTTACAAATCAGATAACATTATACGACGACCATTAATTGATGTTGAAACAGGCCTACATTGTCCAGATTCACTGCGCTTTGCCTTATCTGATATATCTCTATCTGAAAAACATGTGGCATGAGTCAAAAATTCGCAACATAAGAAATGTTTCAAAATGGTTTGATATATGTAAAATGTAGTATTCTAAACGGAGTTTTTTTTATGAAAAAAGTATATCATTCTATTTTGTTAACTGGATTATTCTCTAGTCTATTTGCTTGTGGTGGAGGTAGTAACTCTAATGATAACGGTCCAAGTGCTCTAACTTGGCAAAAGGACCAATTTTCACCTGCAGCAAGTTTTAAAAATTTTTGCGCTAAGCCCAGAAATGGTAATTTCCCAGATAAACAAGGCTCTGATCAACATGAAAAAATGTGGCTACGGTCTTGGAATGATCATACTTATCTTTGGTATAGAGAAGTTGAAGATAAAAATCCTGCTAATTTCAGTGTAAAAGACTATTTTGCACAATTAAAAACTACAGCTAAAACCCCTAGTGGGAATAATAAAGATCGATTTCATTTTTCTATGCCTACTGAGAGGTGGCAAAAACTCAGCCAAGGCGGAGTTTCATTAAGTTATGGTGCCCAGTTTGAGCTGATTAATAGAGCTCCTCCTAGAAAAGCTGTAATTGCGTATACCGAACCAAATTCTCCTGCTGCTCAAAATGGACTAGCGAGAGGAGATGAGATAGTCTCAATTAATGGTAAAAGCTTTTCTACCACTAATGATGTTGAGTTGTTAAATTCAGCGTTATCTCCTAACTCGTCAAATAGATCTTACAATTTTACATTTGCCAGAGTTGATGGTACGCAATATACCGTTAGTTTGACTCCGAAGGAGATTACAACAACACCAGTACAGAACGTTAAAACACTTGACACCGCGACCGGAAAAGTTGGCTATTTACTATTTAATAGGCATATTCGACCTGCAGAGGCTCAGCTTAAATCAGCGTTCGATAAACTCGCTTCAGAAAAGGTTTCGGATTTAGTTGTTGATTTACGATATAACGGTGGCGGTTACTTAGTATTAGCAAGTCAATTGGCTTACATGGTCGCAGGATCCGCTAATACCAATAACAAAACATTTGAGCTGAACACTTTTAATGATAAACACCCTACTACAAACCCTGTTACAGGCCAACGTATTTTACCGTTCGGTTTTTTTAATACAGGGAAAGGGCTGTCATTAAGTAATGGAACGCCCTTACCTTCATTGAATTTAGATAGAGTGTTTGTACTAACCTCAGATGATACTTGTTCTGCAAGTGAGGCTTTTATAAATGGACTACGTGGTATTGATGTCGATGTTGTCCAAATTGGTGGAAAAACTTGCGGTAAACCTTATGGTTTTTATGCTCAAGATAATTGTGGTGAAACGTACTTCACCGTTCAATTTAAAGGCTCTAACCATAAAGGGTTTGGTGACTATGCTGATGGCTTTGAACCTGATCAATCTCCAGTTGTGAATGGAACGCAGGTTCCTGGGTGTCTAGTTAAAGACGACTTTAGACACCCTCTTGGGGATAAGAATGAGGCAATGTTAAAAGCAGCATTGGATTACCGTATCAATAAGACCTGCCCTAGTCTTCCGAGCAGTTTTGGTTTTGCAAGTAAGACTAATACAAATGACAGTGATAATGAGCAATTAAGTATTAAAGAACCAACACAAGATTATTTACGTTTTGTGCTACAAAATAGAATAATTACTGAACGTTCGGCGAATTAATATGAAGTTAAACAAACGCTTATTTATGCCTTTGTCCTTGCTTTTATCCTCTTGCGCAATATCGCAAGAGGATAAAATATATCCTGCTGTGCTCGTTGACGCCCCTACAACCCTTCATAAACTGGAAATAAAACTTGCTGAATTACTCAATAAATCTCAAGTTACTTTGAAAAAGGATGCGTTTCAAACAAGCAATCAAGTCATTATTGAACGGCCTTTTTACAAGGATTCTAGTGGTAGATTGATTGATGGGAGAAGGATGGAATTACCAACAGTAGTTTTGTTGTACAAGCAAAATGGACACTGCTTTATAAAAGTACATGACCAACTTCATCCAATCTCTGAAATATCATGTAAAAAAATA is a window encoding:
- a CDS encoding S41 family peptidase; protein product: MKKVYHSILLTGLFSSLFACGGGSNSNDNGPSALTWQKDQFSPAASFKNFCAKPRNGNFPDKQGSDQHEKMWLRSWNDHTYLWYREVEDKNPANFSVKDYFAQLKTTAKTPSGNNKDRFHFSMPTERWQKLSQGGVSLSYGAQFELINRAPPRKAVIAYTEPNSPAAQNGLARGDEIVSINGKSFSTTNDVELLNSALSPNSSNRSYNFTFARVDGTQYTVSLTPKEITTTPVQNVKTLDTATGKVGYLLFNRHIRPAEAQLKSAFDKLASEKVSDLVVDLRYNGGGYLVLASQLAYMVAGSANTNNKTFELNTFNDKHPTTNPVTGQRILPFGFFNTGKGLSLSNGTPLPSLNLDRVFVLTSDDTCSASEAFINGLRGIDVDVVQIGGKTCGKPYGFYAQDNCGETYFTVQFKGSNHKGFGDYADGFEPDQSPVVNGTQVPGCLVKDDFRHPLGDKNEAMLKAALDYRINKTCPSLPSSFGFASKTNTNDSDNEQLSIKEPTQDYLRFVLQNRIITERSAN
- a CDS encoding gluconeogenesis factor YvcK family protein, which translates into the protein MDNRLPKSCKVVAIGGGHGLGQVLKALSYLENNLTALVTTTDNGGSSGKIRNVSPTIAWGDIRNCIESLADLNSVQSNLFSYRFPGETGFGGHALGNLLLHHLSQSITPLGAIEYFKHQLNIKANILPMLTTENDLLAIYPDGKSTVGELQIDSNPMIPTALSLIKPATGLTEVMDKIASADLIIFAPGSFFTSVVPSLLIESYSKAISNSKARLVFINNLTVENSSAAYLTFYQKKQYIEGFLNYRKIDYLIENASVFYKSDNIIRRPLIDVETGLHCPDSLRFALSDISLSEKHVA
- a CDS encoding glucosaminidase domain-containing protein — its product is MRTGKVGKYILALGTSVVLLYGFRVVFISTENTHETQDSLAIKKNKVETQPFPDFSAIKETAKRKEAFFNFIRPAVRKQNQLIRSDRKFIVGIKKQLDNSENLSDGEQAKLNRIANKYNFSFQRVNDQAFSDLLSRVDTVPEALVLVQAANESGWGTSRFARKGNNFFGQWCFVKGCGLIPSSRQEGLTHEVAVFKTVDDSIASYMNNLNTNAAYDLFRRIRSDLRSEGNQPTAAKLVYGLINYSERQDDYIDELLSMLRHNKQYLDVNNVKKAIN